A genome region from Nocardiopsis exhalans includes the following:
- a CDS encoding Gfo/Idh/MocA family protein, which yields MTQDNGGIRWGVVGSGGIARSFVQGLRAVPSARVTAVGSRTGARAEEFGQEWDIPNRHASYEALAADPEVDAVYVATPHPWHHPNTLLMLSAGKHVLVEKPMAMNALQVSEMVAAARAGDRFLMEAMWTRYLPASRLARELVADGAIGELCSVSAEFGINVPYDPDHRLFNADLGGGALLDLGVYPLALASQYLGELTVMGATRQLSPDRMVDTQTTVLVRGENGVSATLGCASRTALPNRAVLAGTAGWIEIPSFWAATEFVLHREGAEPERFHRPFRANGYEYEIEEVSRCLAAGERQSPDMTWAESQRLAGVMDQIRDAGGLVYSPANVKAVPLG from the coding sequence GCGCGCTCCTTCGTGCAGGGGCTCCGGGCCGTCCCCTCGGCCCGGGTGACGGCCGTGGGTTCGCGTACCGGCGCCCGAGCCGAGGAGTTCGGCCAGGAGTGGGACATCCCGAACCGGCACGCGAGTTACGAGGCGCTGGCGGCCGACCCGGAGGTGGACGCGGTGTACGTGGCCACGCCCCACCCCTGGCACCATCCGAACACTCTCCTGATGCTGAGCGCGGGCAAGCACGTGCTCGTGGAGAAGCCCATGGCGATGAACGCCCTGCAGGTGTCGGAGATGGTGGCGGCCGCGCGGGCAGGCGACCGCTTCCTGATGGAGGCGATGTGGACGCGCTATCTGCCCGCCTCCCGGCTGGCTCGCGAGCTGGTCGCCGACGGGGCGATCGGTGAGCTGTGCTCGGTCTCGGCGGAGTTCGGGATCAACGTCCCCTACGATCCCGACCACCGGCTGTTCAACGCCGACCTGGGTGGCGGGGCCCTGTTGGACCTGGGCGTGTACCCGCTGGCGCTGGCCTCGCAGTACCTGGGCGAGCTGACGGTGATGGGCGCGACCCGTCAGCTGTCTCCGGACCGGATGGTGGACACCCAGACCACGGTGCTGGTGCGCGGGGAGAACGGGGTGAGCGCCACCCTGGGCTGCGCCTCGCGCACGGCCCTGCCCAACCGGGCGGTGCTGGCCGGGACGGCCGGATGGATCGAGATTCCCTCCTTCTGGGCCGCCACCGAGTTCGTCCTGCACCGGGAGGGGGCCGAGCCCGAGCGGTTCCACCGGCCCTTCCGGGCCAACGGCTACGAGTACGAGATCGAGGAGGTGTCCCGGTGCCTGGCCGCCGGTGAACGCCAGAGCCCGGACATGACCTGGGCGGAGAGCCAGCGGCTGGCCGGGGTCATGGACCAGATCCGGGACGCGGGAGGGCTGGTTTACAGCCCGGCCAACGTCAAAGCCGTCCCCCTGGGATGA
- a CDS encoding GNAT family N-acetyltransferase yields MPDQTRQHCPELRELSVPPVIRPLRPGYRVARWDTPTALAPECRERLHLALRDLAARAFGADHSGYWRTRMASGFFDQISSLALILGADGVPVGWGGYHRRSFASRRALYLDAAGVVPAHRRSGLSAALMAHFLNREVLAHPLTNTYVVLRTRHPAVYAGWRKGLGQARVFPRQDRPVPNLVRRIATDAADWLGDGPRLDPDTLTVRDAYRMFDGEIYGVTPRSGDPALDTRFAREVGPKDAVLVVARMSVLPLARVALGRLLGAQPHPAPRAGGRPVPGAVPENLTSRVTPTGAGAAGLIPGGRL; encoded by the coding sequence GTGCCCGACCAGACCCGACAGCACTGCCCGGAACTGCGTGAGCTCAGCGTTCCCCCGGTGATCCGTCCTCTGCGGCCCGGCTACCGCGTCGCCCGCTGGGACACCCCCACCGCACTGGCCCCGGAGTGCCGAGAACGCCTGCACCTGGCTCTGCGCGATCTGGCGGCCCGGGCGTTCGGGGCCGACCACTCCGGCTACTGGCGCACCCGGATGGCCTCCGGATTCTTCGACCAGATCTCCTCCCTGGCCCTCATCCTGGGCGCCGACGGCGTCCCCGTCGGCTGGGGCGGCTACCACCGGCGCAGCTTCGCCTCCCGCCGCGCCCTGTACTTGGACGCCGCCGGGGTGGTCCCCGCGCACCGGCGCTCCGGGCTCTCCGCCGCCCTGATGGCCCACTTCCTGAACCGCGAGGTCCTGGCCCACCCCCTGACCAACACCTACGTAGTACTGCGCACCCGTCACCCGGCCGTCTACGCGGGCTGGCGCAAGGGCCTGGGACAGGCCCGGGTCTTCCCCCGCCAGGACCGCCCCGTGCCGAACCTGGTCCGCCGGATCGCCACCGACGCCGCCGACTGGCTCGGCGACGGCCCGCGCCTGGACCCCGACACCCTGACGGTCCGCGACGCCTACCGGATGTTCGACGGGGAGATCTACGGGGTGACCCCGCGCAGCGGCGATCCCGCCTTGGACACGCGCTTCGCCCGCGAGGTGGGGCCCAAGGACGCCGTCCTGGTTGTGGCGCGCATGAGCGTGCTGCCCCTGGCCCGGGTCGCGCTGGGCCGTCTCCTGGGCGCCCAGCCCCACCCCGCGCCGCGCGCCGGCGGCCGACCCGTCCCGGGTGCGGTCCCCGAGAACCTCACCTCACGGGTCACCCCCACCGGCGCGGGCGCGGCCGGGCTCATCCCAGGGGGACGGCTTTGA
- a CDS encoding DUF2784 domain-containing protein has product MSYLTYLLVGHVAMVLHYLFFAYVVFGGFLSWRWPRMFWPHLLVAAYALGIVIIGWPCFLTDIENWSRLNTGREIMENGFIDHHITGVFYPPEHLMTSRYVIAGIVASAYAGLAWKLYRRRSADVRTVSG; this is encoded by the coding sequence ATGAGTTACCTGACCTACCTCCTCGTCGGCCACGTCGCGATGGTCCTCCACTACCTCTTCTTCGCCTATGTGGTCTTCGGCGGCTTCCTCTCCTGGAGGTGGCCGCGGATGTTCTGGCCGCACCTGCTGGTGGCCGCCTACGCACTGGGGATCGTCATCATCGGGTGGCCGTGTTTCCTCACCGACATCGAGAACTGGTCGCGGCTCAACACCGGCCGCGAAATCATGGAGAACGGCTTCATCGACCACCACATCACCGGTGTCTTCTACCCGCCCGAACATCTGATGACCTCGCGATACGTGATCGCGGGCATCGTCGCGAGCGCCTACGCGGGTCTGGCGTGGAAGCTGTACCGGCGGCGTTCGGCGGACGTAAGAACAGTGTCCGGGTAG
- a CDS encoding Uma2 family endonuclease, which yields MCAQPVPDWLIPPTEGFRAEDLDNLPDLPAHTELIDGSLVLVSPQKGFHSAVLDLLTIRMRPAPEQYRVRREMTVTLGPKQRPEPDMMVVDADAVDNQQSSFSPEAVKLVVEVVSPESIERDRLRKPLLYAQAGIPHFWRIEDNGDGPVVYVHELEPATLCYVVTGIYHDRLKVDLPYSMDIDLNE from the coding sequence ATGTGCGCGCAGCCCGTGCCGGACTGGCTCATCCCGCCGACGGAAGGCTTCAGAGCCGAGGATCTGGACAACCTGCCCGACCTGCCTGCGCACACCGAACTGATCGACGGAAGCCTCGTCCTCGTGAGCCCGCAGAAAGGCTTTCACTCCGCAGTCCTGGATCTGCTCACGATCAGGATGCGGCCTGCTCCGGAGCAGTACCGCGTTCGGCGTGAGATGACTGTGACGCTGGGGCCGAAACAGCGGCCGGAGCCGGACATGATGGTCGTGGACGCGGACGCTGTCGACAACCAGCAGTCCAGTTTTTCCCCGGAAGCCGTGAAACTCGTGGTCGAAGTGGTGTCGCCGGAATCGATCGAACGCGATCGCCTGCGCAAACCGTTGCTGTACGCGCAAGCCGGGATTCCACACTTCTGGCGGATCGAGGACAACGGAGACGGCCCGGTCGTCTATGTGCATGAGCTGGAGCCCGCCACATTGTGTTACGTGGTCACCGGCATCTACCACGACCGCCTCAAGGTCGATCTTCCGTACAGCATGGACATCGATCTCAACGAGTAA
- a CDS encoding helix-turn-helix transcriptional regulator, translating to MKSTSARLLQLLSLLQTRKNWPGADLAERLEVSPRTVRRDVDRLRELGYPIQATMGTGGGYQLGAGAALPPLLLDDDEAVAVAVGLRTAAQGGVSGIEETSVRALAKLLQVLPSRLRRRVDALGTFTVPMPGEGPTVDSETLTLVAAACRDSERLRFDYESHDGTTSRRVVEPHRLVSQGRRWYLVAWDTDRDDWRTFRVDRLRPLTPTGPRVPPRDPPEQGVAAYLADRMNLHMWPIKARVRLKVSAETALEGPAAHYGPIEAVDERSCVLLCAGEDLVAMACYLAMLDLEMEVEEPAELREEMARLGERLTRTGRDTERSHQPGA from the coding sequence ATGAAGTCGACATCGGCCCGGCTGCTCCAGCTCCTGTCCCTGCTCCAGACCCGCAAGAACTGGCCCGGCGCGGACCTGGCAGAGCGCCTCGAGGTCAGCCCGCGCACCGTCCGACGCGACGTGGACCGCCTCCGTGAGCTGGGATATCCCATCCAGGCGACCATGGGCACCGGCGGCGGCTACCAGCTGGGGGCGGGTGCGGCGCTGCCCCCGCTGCTGCTGGACGACGACGAGGCCGTGGCGGTTGCGGTGGGGCTGCGCACGGCGGCCCAGGGCGGGGTTTCGGGGATCGAGGAGACCTCGGTGCGGGCACTGGCCAAACTCCTCCAGGTGCTGCCCTCCCGGTTGCGCCGCCGGGTGGACGCGCTGGGGACCTTCACCGTGCCGATGCCCGGTGAGGGGCCCACGGTCGACTCCGAAACCCTCACCCTGGTGGCGGCGGCCTGCCGGGACAGCGAGCGGCTGCGGTTCGACTACGAAAGCCACGACGGCACCACCAGCCGCCGGGTCGTGGAGCCGCACCGGCTGGTCTCCCAGGGGAGGCGCTGGTATCTGGTGGCCTGGGACACCGACCGCGACGACTGGCGCACCTTCCGGGTGGATCGGTTGCGCCCCCTCACCCCGACCGGCCCGCGCGTCCCACCGCGCGACCCGCCCGAGCAGGGGGTGGCCGCCTACCTGGCTGACCGGATGAACCTGCACATGTGGCCGATCAAGGCGCGCGTCCGCCTCAAGGTGTCGGCCGAGACCGCTCTGGAGGGCCCGGCCGCGCACTACGGTCCCATCGAGGCGGTGGACGAGCGCTCCTGCGTGCTGCTGTGCGCGGGCGAGGACCTGGTCGCCATGGCCTGCTACCTGGCCATGCTGGACCTGGAGATGGAGGTCGAGGAGCCCGCCGAGCTACGTGAGGAGATGGCCCGCCTGGGAGAACGCCTCACCCGCACGGGCCGGGACACGGAGCGGTCCCACCAACCCGGGGCCTGA
- a CDS encoding CGNR zinc finger domain-containing protein has translation MERTAAWTRAAQSWSAAAAARHRGREKSASGPPTAEDVADLRAAADELRSVLAAGSLDLAAEQVNALLARTAYPPRLSNHGGTFGWHLHVDSDDEDASLAEWFLASASMLLALLISDRHRPPGGVCAARGCELVFIDSAHGSRRRYCSRRCATRERVAAHRARR, from the coding sequence GTGGAGCGCACCGCCGCATGGACCAGGGCAGCACAGAGTTGGAGCGCGGCGGCCGCGGCCAGGCACAGGGGCAGGGAGAAGTCGGCGAGCGGTCCGCCCACCGCGGAGGACGTGGCGGACCTGCGCGCGGCAGCCGACGAACTACGGTCGGTACTGGCCGCGGGTTCCCTGGACCTGGCTGCCGAACAGGTCAACGCCCTGCTCGCTCGGACCGCGTACCCGCCCCGGCTGAGCAACCACGGCGGAACCTTCGGCTGGCACCTGCACGTGGACAGCGACGACGAGGACGCGTCCCTGGCTGAGTGGTTCCTGGCCTCGGCCAGCATGCTGTTGGCGCTGCTGATCAGCGACCGTCACCGCCCGCCGGGCGGGGTGTGCGCGGCGCGCGGCTGCGAGCTCGTGTTCATCGACTCCGCGCACGGCAGCCGCCGCCGGTACTGTTCGCGCCGCTGTGCCACCAGGGAACGGGTGGCCGCCCACCGCGCCCGCCGCTGA
- a CDS encoding RidA family protein codes for MSGAVKLVRNEELSSVAEYAYAATAEAPTRVVWTAGACPLDEHGATVAVGDYAGQADQVMRNLVTALRGAGAELTDVVKTTVYVASTRQEDLVKAWEVVRSHMGEHDAPSTLLGVAVLGYDDQLVEVEAVAVTS; via the coding sequence ATGAGCGGTGCGGTGAAGCTGGTCCGTAACGAGGAGCTGTCCTCGGTGGCGGAGTACGCCTACGCGGCTACAGCTGAGGCTCCGACCCGGGTGGTGTGGACCGCCGGCGCCTGCCCGTTGGACGAGCACGGCGCCACGGTGGCCGTGGGCGACTACGCGGGCCAGGCCGACCAGGTGATGCGCAACCTGGTCACCGCCCTGCGCGGGGCCGGTGCAGAACTCACCGATGTCGTGAAGACCACGGTGTACGTGGCCTCGACCCGACAGGAGGACCTGGTGAAGGCCTGGGAGGTAGTGCGCTCCCACATGGGCGAGCACGACGCGCCCAGCACCCTGCTGGGTGTGGCCGTACTGGGCTACGACGACCAGCTGGTGGAGGTGGAGGCGGTGGCCGTCACCTCCTGA
- the ddaH gene encoding dimethylargininase, with protein sequence MDGYSSYGVALMRRPSPRLADGIVTHIARTPVDPVLAARQYTIYQETVASAGWRVHEVDPAPEHPDSVFVEDPLVVCEDLAVLTRPGAEARRGEVEGVERAARTLGLRIARIEAPGTLDGGDVLQVGETVYLGVGERTNTEGADQLEQLLAPLGRKVHRVALGRALHLKSAVTALPDGSLIGLPELVEATSLPPIRRPPEEPGAHVLPLGGRDVLVSAAAHETIHQLTADHWRVLPVDISEFEKLEACVTCLSVLVPDRPRSDAGSDEE encoded by the coding sequence ATGGACGGTTACTCCTCTTACGGGGTCGCCCTGATGCGTCGTCCCAGCCCGCGGCTGGCCGACGGCATCGTCACGCACATCGCCCGAACCCCGGTGGACCCGGTGCTGGCCGCGCGCCAGTACACCATCTATCAGGAGACGGTCGCCTCGGCCGGCTGGCGGGTGCACGAGGTGGACCCGGCGCCCGAGCACCCGGACTCGGTGTTCGTGGAGGACCCCCTGGTGGTCTGCGAGGACCTGGCGGTACTGACCCGGCCCGGGGCCGAGGCCCGCCGCGGCGAGGTCGAGGGCGTGGAGCGCGCGGCCCGCACTCTGGGGCTGCGGATAGCCCGGATCGAGGCCCCCGGCACCCTGGACGGCGGTGACGTCCTGCAGGTCGGCGAAACCGTCTACCTGGGTGTGGGCGAGCGGACCAACACCGAAGGCGCCGACCAGCTCGAGCAGCTCCTGGCCCCGCTGGGCCGCAAGGTCCACCGGGTCGCGCTGGGACGAGCCCTGCACCTGAAGTCCGCCGTGACCGCGCTGCCCGACGGATCGCTCATCGGCCTGCCCGAACTGGTCGAGGCCACCTCGCTGCCGCCGATCCGCCGTCCCCCGGAGGAGCCGGGCGCGCACGTGCTGCCCCTGGGTGGCCGGGACGTCCTGGTCAGCGCCGCCGCGCACGAAACCATCCACCAGCTGACCGCGGACCACTGGCGGGTGCTACCGGTGGACATCTCCGAGTTCGAGAAGTTAGAGGCCTGCGTGACCTGCCTGAGCGTGCTGGTTCCCGACCGCCCCCGGTCCGACGCTGGGTCCGACGAAGAGTAG
- a CDS encoding NAD(P)/FAD-dependent oxidoreductase: protein MDVIVVGGGIVGTSAAFHLAKKGVSTALVDSSHLGQATAAGTGIVFPWPFPWDAPPLWDFKARAAEHYPGLMAELAEDGQVTGYEVVGGMSVDREGDDAGFELLRTLSERPEFASMGRVERLAEGEPRQHFPLVPEPYGGVYIEGLARLNGRAARAALFNAAEERGLHYYKGDAKLLWHGHRVTGVRVGAEDLEAPTVIVAAGAWSAGLLSVAGVELGVHPVRGQMTHFALPGRDTRGWPVVRFGERDYFVSAFAPDRVVTGGTVEPEAGFDRRVTASGVLHNLSTALEVLPGLADATVVETRVGFRPGTHDGLQLLGPIARLPGVLVATGLGSQGLTFGPFQGVVAARLAMGEDPGVDLSAFVPDRVQVRGGSMAG from the coding sequence ATGGACGTGATCGTTGTGGGTGGCGGGATCGTGGGGACCAGCGCGGCGTTCCATCTGGCCAAGAAGGGGGTGTCCACGGCGTTGGTGGACTCCTCTCATCTGGGGCAGGCCACGGCGGCCGGGACGGGGATCGTCTTCCCGTGGCCGTTCCCGTGGGACGCTCCGCCGCTGTGGGACTTCAAAGCGCGCGCCGCCGAGCACTACCCGGGGCTGATGGCCGAGCTGGCCGAGGACGGGCAGGTCACCGGGTACGAGGTGGTCGGCGGGATGTCGGTGGACCGCGAGGGGGACGACGCCGGATTCGAGCTACTGCGCACGCTCTCGGAGCGCCCCGAGTTCGCGTCCATGGGGCGGGTGGAACGCCTGGCCGAGGGGGAGCCCCGGCAGCACTTCCCACTGGTGCCCGAACCCTACGGCGGGGTGTACATCGAAGGACTGGCCCGGCTGAACGGCCGGGCGGCCCGGGCCGCGTTGTTCAACGCCGCCGAGGAGCGGGGGCTGCACTACTACAAGGGCGACGCCAAGCTGCTGTGGCACGGGCACCGGGTGACCGGGGTGCGGGTGGGTGCCGAGGACCTGGAGGCACCGACGGTGATCGTGGCGGCCGGGGCGTGGTCGGCGGGCCTGTTGTCGGTGGCCGGGGTCGAGCTGGGGGTGCACCCGGTGCGCGGGCAGATGACCCACTTCGCGCTCCCGGGCCGGGACACGCGCGGCTGGCCGGTGGTGCGTTTCGGGGAGAGGGACTACTTCGTGAGCGCTTTCGCCCCGGACCGGGTGGTCACCGGCGGCACGGTCGAGCCCGAGGCGGGGTTCGACCGCAGGGTGACTGCCTCGGGAGTGCTGCACAATCTGTCCACCGCGCTGGAAGTGCTCCCCGGGCTGGCCGATGCCACGGTGGTGGAGACCCGGGTGGGTTTTCGGCCCGGTACCCACGACGGGCTGCAGCTGCTCGGCCCGATCGCGCGGTTGCCCGGTGTGCTGGTCGCCACGGGGCTGGGTTCGCAGGGGCTGACCTTCGGCCCGTTCCAGGGGGTGGTCGCCGCCCGGCTCGCGATGGGTGAGGACCCCGGGGTGGACCTGTCGGCGTTCGTCCCCGACCGCGTCCAGGTGCGGGGCGGCTCGATGGCGGGTTGA
- a CDS encoding YiaA/YiaB family inner membrane protein, with translation MNTPIPQPRSTPQFYLQSMIAFAVSTVGVGIGIVYLPVDLWMRAFLGMSVLFVITSTFTLAKCVRDRQEDAALAEQAQYYQQLPIWQGEQPPVPRG, from the coding sequence ATGAACACACCGATCCCTCAGCCCCGGTCCACTCCGCAGTTCTATCTGCAGTCGATGATCGCCTTCGCGGTTTCCACCGTGGGGGTCGGCATCGGCATCGTCTACCTTCCCGTCGACCTGTGGATGCGCGCCTTCCTGGGTATGAGCGTGCTGTTCGTGATCACGTCCACGTTCACCCTCGCCAAGTGCGTCCGGGACCGACAGGAGGACGCCGCTCTGGCCGAACAGGCACAGTACTACCAGCAACTGCCCATCTGGCAGGGCGAGCAGCCGCCCGTGCCCAGGGGCTGA
- the bioB gene encoding biotin synthase BioB, with the protein MTTFDTQAEKALRRETPTRDELLEVLTSTDDDLMDLVAAASRVRRRYFERRVKLNYLVNMKSGLCPEDCFYCSQRLGSQAEIVKYTWLKPDQTREAVSHGVKAGASRVCLVASGRGPTDRDVDRLAPAVAGIKDEYPGVEVCACLGLLSDGQADKLRDAGVDAYNHNLNTSEERYSDICTTHEFSDRVETVEQAKHAGLSPCSGLIAGMKESDDDLIDALFALRELGPDSVPVNFLMPFDGTPLEGTWELTPQRCLRILAATRFVFPDVEVRLAGGREIHLRSLQPLALHIANSIFLGDYLTSEGQAGKDDLEMIADAGFVVQGAGEPTLPGERHDLLKTRQRGAGTALPPNA; encoded by the coding sequence GTGACGACATTCGACACCCAGGCCGAGAAGGCCCTTCGCCGTGAGACCCCCACCCGCGACGAACTCCTGGAGGTGCTCACCAGTACTGACGACGACCTCATGGACCTGGTCGCCGCCGCTTCGCGGGTCCGACGTCGGTACTTCGAACGCCGCGTCAAACTCAACTACCTCGTGAACATGAAGAGCGGCCTGTGCCCCGAGGACTGCTTCTACTGCTCCCAGCGCCTGGGTTCACAGGCCGAGATCGTCAAGTACACCTGGCTCAAGCCCGACCAGACCCGTGAGGCCGTCTCCCACGGGGTCAAGGCCGGAGCCAGCCGCGTGTGCCTGGTGGCCAGCGGGCGCGGCCCCACCGACCGCGACGTGGACCGCCTCGCCCCGGCCGTGGCCGGGATCAAGGACGAGTACCCCGGGGTGGAGGTCTGCGCCTGCCTCGGACTGCTCTCCGACGGGCAGGCCGACAAACTCCGCGACGCCGGGGTCGACGCCTACAACCACAACCTCAACACCTCCGAAGAGCGCTACTCCGACATCTGCACCACCCACGAGTTCTCCGACCGGGTCGAGACGGTCGAACAGGCCAAGCACGCCGGGCTCTCCCCCTGCTCCGGGCTGATCGCCGGAATGAAGGAGAGCGACGACGACCTCATCGACGCCCTGTTCGCCCTGCGCGAGCTGGGCCCGGACTCGGTGCCGGTCAACTTCCTCATGCCCTTCGACGGCACACCCCTGGAGGGCACCTGGGAGTTGACCCCGCAGCGCTGCCTGCGCATCCTGGCCGCCACCCGCTTCGTCTTCCCCGACGTGGAGGTGCGCCTGGCGGGCGGACGCGAGATCCACCTGCGCTCCCTGCAGCCCCTGGCGCTGCACATCGCCAACTCGATCTTCCTCGGCGACTACCTCACCAGTGAGGGCCAGGCGGGCAAGGACGACCTGGAGATGATCGCCGACGCCGGTTTCGTGGTGCAGGGGGCAGGTGAGCCCACCCTGCCGGGTGAGCGCCACGACCTGCTCAAGACACGCCAGCGGGGCGCTGGAACCGCTCTTCCGCCCAACGCCTGA
- a CDS encoding sugar porter family MFS transporter: MSGVGNGRSGVSEGDASLVHVTMIAAAAAMGGFLFGYDSAVINGAVDAIQQRFDVGSGVLGFTIAAALLGCVVGAATAGNLADRLGRIRVMQIAGALFAVSAIGTALPFSIWDLTAWRILGGVAIGMASVIAPTYIAEVSPAAYRGRLASLQQLAIVLGIACSQLVNYAIAQAADGSAHNMLGPVQAWQWMLGIEVLPALVYLGLSLVIPESPRYLVRVGRVDRARQILHEVEGGGESRIERRIQEIKVALGTEVRPRLRDLTGRYGLLPIVWIGMAVSAFQQLVGINVIFYYSSSLWQSVGVAEADSLLLSLFTSVVNIVGTVIAIMLVDRIGRKPLLLVGSAGMTVALATAAYAFSHATGTGEDVVLPFVWGAVALTAASSFVLFFALSWGVVVWVLLGEMFPLRIRAAAMAVATATQWLTNWLITVSFPSLRDWSLPGAYVMYACFALVSFFFVLKFVKETKGKTLEEMKG, from the coding sequence GTGAGTGGAGTCGGCAACGGCCGGAGTGGCGTGTCCGAGGGGGACGCCAGCCTGGTCCACGTCACGATGATCGCGGCGGCGGCCGCGATGGGCGGGTTCCTGTTCGGCTACGACAGTGCGGTCATCAACGGCGCGGTCGACGCGATCCAGCAGCGGTTCGACGTAGGCTCCGGGGTTTTGGGCTTCACCATCGCCGCAGCGCTGCTGGGATGTGTGGTGGGTGCGGCCACGGCCGGCAACCTCGCCGACCGGCTGGGCCGGATCCGGGTCATGCAGATCGCCGGCGCGCTGTTCGCGGTCAGCGCCATCGGCACCGCCCTGCCGTTCTCGATCTGGGACCTGACCGCCTGGCGGATCCTGGGTGGTGTGGCCATCGGTATGGCCTCGGTGATCGCACCGACCTACATCGCCGAGGTCTCACCCGCCGCATACCGGGGCCGGTTGGCCTCCCTGCAGCAGCTCGCCATCGTGCTGGGCATCGCCTGTTCACAGCTGGTCAACTACGCGATCGCGCAGGCGGCCGACGGCAGCGCGCACAACATGCTGGGGCCCGTACAGGCCTGGCAGTGGATGCTGGGCATCGAGGTCCTGCCCGCCCTGGTCTACCTCGGGCTCAGCCTGGTCATCCCCGAATCGCCCCGGTACCTGGTGCGTGTGGGGCGGGTGGACCGCGCCCGACAGATCCTGCACGAGGTCGAGGGCGGCGGGGAGTCCCGGATCGAGCGGCGGATCCAGGAGATCAAGGTGGCCCTGGGTACGGAGGTACGGCCCAGACTGCGCGACCTGACCGGCCGCTACGGCCTGTTGCCGATCGTGTGGATCGGTATGGCGGTCTCGGCGTTCCAGCAGCTGGTGGGGATCAACGTCATCTTCTACTACTCCAGCTCGCTGTGGCAGTCGGTGGGCGTGGCCGAGGCCGACTCGCTGCTGCTGAGCCTGTTCACCTCGGTGGTCAACATCGTGGGTACCGTCATCGCGATCATGCTCGTGGACCGGATCGGCCGCAAACCCCTGCTGCTGGTGGGTTCGGCCGGTATGACGGTGGCGCTGGCGACGGCCGCCTACGCGTTCAGCCACGCCACCGGCACCGGCGAGGACGTCGTGCTCCCCTTCGTGTGGGGTGCGGTGGCGCTGACCGCGGCCAGCTCGTTCGTGCTGTTCTTCGCCCTGTCCTGGGGTGTGGTCGTGTGGGTGCTGCTGGGCGAGATGTTCCCGCTGCGCATCCGCGCCGCCGCCATGGCCGTGGCCACCGCGACCCAGTGGCTGACCAACTGGCTGATCACCGTGAGCTTCCCGAGCCTGCGCGACTGGAGCCTGCCGGGGGCGTACGTGATGTACGCGTGCTTCGCGCTCGTGTCGTTCTTCTTCGTGCTGAAATTCGTCAAGGAGACCAAGGGCAAGACCCTGGAGGAGATGAAGGGCTGA